Proteins found in one Populus alba chromosome 14, ASM523922v2, whole genome shotgun sequence genomic segment:
- the LOC118041750 gene encoding oxysterol-binding protein-related protein 1C, which produces MHPLCCISTVSDHSPANLSMAVTARSDPGSTTVHPQIQIQNHYQNNTNHFSNHHHHNHSTASNCSSSNGTDGNKSNRTSHQREQPLVQVDVKINDIVGNGISGVLYKWVNYGRGWRPRWFVLQDGVLSYYKIHGPDKILVNQETEKGSKVIGEESMRRISRPRNGNSQNRRKPVGEIHLKVSSIRESRSDDKRFSIFTGTKRLHLRAETREDRLAWMEALQAVKDMFPRMSNSELMAPLDNVAVSTEKLRQRLQEEGVREEVIQDGEQIMRTEFAALQNQIVLLKQKQWLLIDTLRQLETEKVDLENTVVDESQRQLNDQRTSSSTLLQDKFSASVSESDDDNERVDAAEEETDDEENAFFDTRDFLSSGSFKSNESGFRTSSFSSDDDGFFSLESEDCIDPSIRSVGSNYPYIKRRKKLPDPIEKEKGVSLWSMIKDNIGKDLTKVCLPVYFNEPLSSLQKCFEDLEYSYLLDRAYEWGKQGNSLMRILNVAAFAVSGYASTEGRVCKPFNPLLGETYEANYPDKGLRFFSEKVSHHPMIVACHCEGKGWKFWGDSNLKSKFWGRSIQLDPVGVLTLEFDDGEVFQWSKVTTSIYNLILGKLYCDHYGTMRLEGNCGYSCKLKFKEQSIIDRNPHQVQGVVQDGHGKTVATIFGKWDESMYYMNGDFSGKGKGFESMKEAHMLWKRSKPPRFPTRYNLTRFAITLNELTPGLEEKLPPTDSRLRPDQRYLENGEFDMANSEKIRLEQRQRQARKMQERGWQPRWFAKDKGSDAYRYVGGYWEARDKGDWDSCPDIFGQIPIDQLFD; this is translated from the exons ATGCATCCGCTTTGCTGCATCTCAACCGTGTCCGATCACTCGCCGGCGAATCTATCGATGGCAGTCACCGCCAGATCCGACCCGGGATCAACCACCGTTCATCCACAAATTCAAATCCAAAACCACTACCAAAACAACACTAATCATTTCtcaaaccaccaccaccacaaccacAGCACCGCCAGCaattgcagcagcagcaacgGAACAGATGGTAACAAAAGTAACAGGACGAGTCACCAGAGAGAGCAACCACTTGTACAGGTGGATGTGAAGATAAATGATATAGTAGGGAATGGGATATCGGGGGTTTTATATAAGTGGGTGAACTACGGGAGAGGTTGGAGGCCGAGATGGTTCGTTTTGCAAGATGGAGTGTTGTCGTATTATAAAATTCATGGACCTGATAAGATTCTCGTTAATCAAGAGACCGAGAAAGGATCCAAAGTTATCGGTGAAGAATCTATGAGACGTATTTCTAGGCCTAGGAATGGGAATTCGCAGAATAGGCGTAAGCCTGTTGGTGAAATTCACCTCAAG gtaTCATCAATCCGCGAGAGCAGATCAGATGACAAGAGGTTCTCAATATTTACTGGCACAAAGAGGCTGCACTTGAGAGCAGAGACACGTGAGGATCGCTTGGCATGGATGGAAGCATTGCAGGCTGTGAAGGATATGTTCCCTCGGATGTCTAACAGTGAACTAATGGCTCCTTTGGACAATGTGGCTGTCTCAACAGAGAAGCTGAGGCAGCGGCTTCAAGAGGAGGGAGTCAGGGAGGAGGTGATACAGGATGGCGAGCAGATCATGAGGACTGAGTTTGCAGCGCTGCAGAACCAGATAGTGCTTCTCAAGCAGAAGCAATGGCTTCTCATCGACACGCTTCGCCAGCTAGAG ACAGAAAAGGTTGACTTGGAGAATACAGTAGTTGATGAGAGCCAAAGACAGTTGAATGATCAACGCACATCTTCTTCCACTCTGCTACAAGACAAGTTTAGTG CAAGTGTCAGTGAAtctgatgatgataatgaaagaGTTGATGCTGCAGAGGAAGAGACGGATGATGAAGAGAATGCATTCTTTGACACCCGTGATTTTCTATCATCGGGTTCTTTCAAAAGTAACGAGTCTGGTTTCCGAACATCATCATTCTCTTCGGATGATGACGGGTTTTTTTCTCTAGAATCAGAAGATTGCATTGATCCTTCAATTAGATCTGTTGGCTCAAACTATCCTTACATTAAGCGTCGTAAGAAGTTACCTGAcccaattgaaaaagaaaaaggtgttaGTCTATGGTCAATGATTAAGGATAACATTGGGAAGGACCTTACCAAAGTTTGCCTTCCTGTTTACTTCAATGAGCCTCTCTCTTCGCTACAAAAATGCTTTGAAGATTTGGAATACTCGTATCTTCTTGATCGGGCATATGAATGGGGAAAACAG GGTAACAGTCTTATGAGGATTCTTAATGTGGCTGCTTTTGCTGTTTCTGGATATGCGTCTACTGAAGGAAGAGTTTGCAAACCTTTTAATCCATTATTAGGGGAAACATATGAGGCCAACTATCCAGATAAGGGCCTCCGGTTTTTCTCAGAAAAG GTCAGTCATCACCCCATGATTGTCGCATGCCATTGTGAGGGTAAAGGATGGAAATTTTGGGGTGATAGCAATCTAAAAAGCAAATTTTGGGGTCGCTCGATTCAGCTTGATCCCGTTGGAGTTTTGACCTTGGAATTTGATGACGGAGAAGTCTTCCAATGGAGTAAG GTTACAACATCAATATACAATCTTATACTAGGAAAATTGTACTGTGATCACTATGGTACAATGCGATTAGAAGGAAATTGTGGGTATTCATGTAAGCTGAAATTCAAGGAGCAGTCTATTATAGACCGAAATCCTCACCAG GTACAGGGAGTAGTTCAAGATGGGCATGGTAAAACAGTGGCAACTATTTTTGGAAAATGGGATGAGAGCATGTATTACATGAATGGTGACTTTTCGGGGAAGGGAAAAGGATTTGAGTCTATGAAAGAAGCTCATATGCTCTGGAAGCGAAGTAAACCTCCCAGATTTCCCACCAGATACAATTTGACACGATTTGCCATTACGTTGAATGAGCTCACTCCTGGACTTGAG GAAAAGTTGCCTCCCACAGATTCAAGGCTTAGACCCGATCAAAGGTACTTGGAAAATGGTGAATTTGATATGGCAAATTCAGAGAAAATACGGCTAGAGCAACGTCAGCGCCAG GCCCGAAAGATGCAAGAGCGGGGCTGGCAGCCGCGGTGGTTTGCAAAGGATAAAGGGAGTGATGCATACCGTTATGTTGGCGGGTATTGGGAGGCAAGAGACAAGGGAGATTGGGATTCGTGCCCTGATATATTTGGCCAGATTCCTATCGATCAGCTCTTTGATTAA
- the LOC118041748 gene encoding phosphatidylinositol 4-phosphate 5-kinase 1: MHEGLIVDAVTDVVSTTKKKKSGEQDNIIIIDDDDSNNQRQQLDKVILLVADKEITKQPAVPPQPIVVTRARSQSATRRVTPATTTTTAVAATSISSEITVEKQLPNGDLYVGSFSGHAPHGSGKYVWTDGCMYEGEWRRGKASGKGKFSWPSGATFEGEFKSGRMEGFGTFIGSEGDTYRGSWSSDRKHGYGQKQYANGDLYEGTWKKNLQDGKGRYVWKNGNEYSGEWKNGVISGRGVLIWANGNRYDAQWENGVPKGNGVYTWPDGSYIGSWDNNNSKDLKGQQLNSTFCPGNAKECCLERNENDLVLTTTPTRKRSSVDGGRGSGMNFPRICIWESDGDAGDITCDIIDNVEAEMIYRDGLGLDRECIRQFRRGPCCFNGGEVKKPGQTISKGHKNYDLMLNLQLGIRYSVGKHAQILRDLKPSDFEPKEKFWTRFPPEGSKITPPHQSLDFRWKDYCPVVFRHLRELFQVDPAAYMLAICGNDALRELSSPGKSGSFFYLTQDDRFMIKTVKKSEVKVLIRMLPSYYQHVCRYENSLVTKFFGVHCVKPIGGQKIRFIVMGNLFCSEYRIHRRFDLKGSSHGRTTDKPEGEIDETTTLKDLDLNFVFRLQRNWFQELIKQIDRDCEFLEAEKIMDYSLLVGLHFRDDNTYDKMGLSPFLLRTGKKDSYQNEKFMRGCRFLEAELQDMDRILSGRKPLIRLGANMPARAETMARRSDFDQYTPGGFSHLTPSRSGEIYEVVLYFGIIDILQDYDISKKLEHAYKSLQADPTSISAVDPKLYSKRFRDFIGRIFIEDR; encoded by the exons ATGCATGAGGGACTTATCGTTGATGCGGTAACCGACGTCGTTTCAAccacaaagaagaagaaatcaggAGAGCAagacaacatcatcatcatcgacGACGACGACAGCAATAATCAGCGGCAGCAGCTAGATAAGGTTATACTGCTAGTGGCAGACAAAGAAATCACAAAACAACCAGCTGTTCCGCCACAACCCATTGTTGTTACCCGCGCTCGATCCCAATCCGCCACCCGTCGTGTCACTCCTGCCACCACCACAACCACCGCCGTCGCCGCCACCAGCATCTCTTCTGAAATCACTGTAGAAAAACAACTCCCGAACGGGGATCTGTACGTAGGATCATTCTCGGGTCACGCGCCTCACGGATCCGGGAAATACGTCTGGACTGATGGGTGCATGTACGAAGGCGAGTGGCGTCGCGGTAAAGCATCTGGGAAAGGGAAGTTCTCTTGGCCTTCAGGAGCTACTTTTGAAGGGGAGTTTAAGTCGGGTCGGATGGAAGGATTCGGTACTTTTATAGGATCCGAAGGGGACACTTACCGCGGATCATGGAGCTCCGATCGAAAACACGGGTACGGGCAAAAACAGTACGCGAATGGCGATTTATATGAAGGGACATGGAAGAAGAATTTACAAGATGGGAAAGGGAGATATGTGTGGAAAAACGGGAATGAGTATTCTGGTGAGTGGAAAAACGGCGTTATTTCAGGGAGAGGAGTTTTGATTTGGGCTAATGGGAATAGATACGATGCGCAATGGGAAAATGGAGTACCGAAAGGGAATGGGGTTTATACATGGCCGGATGGGAGTTATATTGGGAGCTGGGATAATAATAACAGTAAGGATTTGAAAGGGCAGCAATTGAATAGCACATTTTGTCCTGGGAATGCGAAGGAATGTTGTTTAGAGAGGAATGAGAATGATTTGGTTTTGACCACTACACCCACGAGGAAGAGATCCTCAGTTGATGGAGGGAGAGGGAGCGGGATGAATTTTCCTAGGATTTGTATTTGGGAAAGTGATGGGGATGCTGGGGACATTACTTGTGATATCATTGATAACGTGGAAGCAGAGATGATTTATCGAGACGGGTTAGGGCTGGACCGAGAATGTATTAGGCAGTTTAGAAGAGGTCCCTGTTGTTTTAATGGTGGAGAGGTAAAGAAACCCGGGCAGACCATCTCGAAAGGGCACAAGAATTATGATTTGATGCTTAATTTGCAATTGGGTATTCg GTATTCTGTTGGGAAGCATGCCCAGATTTTGAGGGACTTGAAGCCAAGCGATTTTGAACCCAAGGAGAAGTTCTGGACGAGGTTTCCACCTGAAGGCTCAAAAATTACGCCTCCACACCAGTCTTTAGATTTTCGATGGAAAGATTATTGTCCCGTGGTTTTTAG ACATTTGAGAGAGCTTTTTCAAGTAGATCCTGCTGCTTACATGCTAGCTATTTGTGGCAATGATGCCCTCAGAGAACTTTCTTCACCAGGGAAGAGTGGAAGCTTCTTTTACCTTACTCAGGATGACAGGTTTATGATAAAGACGGTGAAGAAATCAGAAGTCAAG GTGCTTATTAGGATGCTTCCCAGTTATTACCAACATGTTTGTCGGTATGAAAATTCATTAGTGACAAAGTTCTTTGGTGTGCATTGTGTTAAACCGATTGGTGGACAGAAG ATCCGTTTCATTGTGATGGGCAATCTCTTCTGTTCAGAGTATAGAATACATAGAAGATTTGACCTGAAAGGATCCTCCCATGGCCGCACAACAGATAAGCCTGAGGGTGAGATAGATGAAACCACAACTCTCAAGGACCTTGATCTCAATTTTGTCTTTCGTCTACAGCGAAATTGGTTCCAGGAACTTATCAA GCAAATTGATCGTGATTGTGAATTCTTGGAAGCTGAGAAAATCATGGATTATAGTCTCTTGGTTGGCCTCCACTTTCGTGATGACAATACTTATGACAAAATGGGATTGTCACCATTCCTTTTGCGAACAG GAAAAAAAGATTCCTACCAGAACGAAAAGTTCATGCGTGGGTGTCGCTTTCTTGAAGCAGAGCTACAAGACATGGATCGTATTTTATCTGGCAG GAAACCTTTAATAAGATTGGGAGCAAACATGCCAGCAAGAGCAGAGACGATGGCGCGAAGGAGTGATTTTGATCAGTATACCCCTGGTGGATTTAGCCATTTGACCCCTTCTCGAAGTGGTGAAATCTACGAAGTGGTCCTTTATTTTGGAATTATTGATATCTTGCAAGACTATGATATTAGCAAGAAGTTGGAGCATGCCTACAAGTCCTTGCAAGCTGATCCTACTTCAATTTCAGCAGTAGATCCAAAACTTTACTCGAAGAGGTTCCGAGATTTCATTGGGAGAATATTCATAGAAGACAGGTAG